The following coding sequences lie in one Anguilla rostrata isolate EN2019 chromosome 8, ASM1855537v3, whole genome shotgun sequence genomic window:
- the LOC135261487 gene encoding E3 ubiquitin-protein ligase TRIM35-like — translation MASGSSLLEEELSCPVCSDIFRDPVVLRCSHSFCKACLQQYWEQKGSQECPVCRRRSSMDLQLPNLSLRNICEAFLKERSQRAKAGSEVLCSLHGEKLKLFCLEDQMPVCLVCQTSKKHENHKMRPVKEAAEEYKGKLRTALAPLQEKLESINAVKLICNQTAEHIKNQAQCTERQIKMEFEKLQQFLKDEEAARITALREEEEQKSQMMKEKIEKMTEEISSLSEQIKAIEQELGAEDVSFLQSYRDVKKRAQCTLADPEKVSGALIDVAKNLGNLKYRVWEKMLGAVQYTPVTLDPNTAHPILSLSEDLTCVKCNGERQQVPENPERFEMVLCVLGSEGFSSGRQCWDVEVGDEDYWMVGVAEESISRKGFADLSPAGRVWGIQWCSGKYTVLTSSRTALIVSGKLRRVRVQLDWDRGKVSFSDPSTNTPLYTFKHSFTERVFPFFWPGSVQICPLKVSVRVE, via the exons ATGGCGTCTGGATCTTCTCTCCTGGAAGAGgagctctcctgtcctgtgtgctctgACATCTTCAGGGATCCTGTTGTCCTGAGATGcagtcacagcttctgtaaggcctgtctgcagcagtaTTGGGAACAGAAGGGATCTCAGGAGTGCCCAGTTTGCAGGAGAAGATCTTCTATGGATCTACAGCTCCCTAACCTGTCTCTGAGGAATATCTGTGAGGCATTCTTAAAGGAGAGAAGTCAGAGAGCTAAAGCAGGATCTGAagtgctctgcagtctgcacGGTGAGAAACTCAAACTCTTCTGTTTGGAGGATCAAATGCCTGTCTGCCTTGTCTGtcaaacttcaaaaaaacatgaaaatcacaaaatgcGACCAGTTAAGGAGGCTGCAGAAGAGTATAAG GGGAAACTCAGGACTGCACTGGCtccactgcaggagaagctTGAATCTATTAATGCAGTGAAACTAATCTGTAatcaaacagcagagcacatcAAG AACCAGGCCCAgtgcacagagagacagataaagatggagtttgagaaacttcagcagttcctaaaagatgaagaggcagccaggatcactgcactgagggaggaagaggagcagaagagtcagatgatgaaggagaagattgAAAAGATGACTGAAGAGATATCATCCCTTTCAGAACAAATCAAAGCCATAGAacaggagctgggagctgaagaCGTCTCATTCCTGCAG AGCTACAGAGATGTGAAGAAACG agcccagtgcacactggcggATCCAGAGAAGGTCTCAGGAGCGCTGATTGATGTGGCCAAGAACCTGGGCAATCTGAAGTACAGAgtgtgggagaagatgctgggggCTGTTCAATACA ctcctgtgactctggacccaaacacagcacatcccaTCCTCTCACTGTCTGAGGATCTGACCTGTGTGAAATGCAATGGTGAGAGACAGCAGGTTCCTGAAAATCCAGAAAGATTTGaaatggtgttgtgtgtgttgggctcTGAGGGATTCAGCTCAGGGAGACAGTGCTGGGATGTAGAAGTGGGGGATGAAGATTACTGgatggtgggtgtggctgaagagTCCATCAGCAGGAAAGGGTTTGCGGATCTGAGCCCAGCAGGACGAGTGTGGGGTatacagtggtgcagtgggaaATACACCGTCCTGACCTCCTCACGTACCGCCCTCATTGTGTCGGGGAAACTCCGGagggtcagagtgcagctggactgggacagggggAAGGTGTCGTTCTCTGACCCCAGTACCAACACTCCTCtctacacttttaaacactcCTTCACTGAGAGAGTGTTTCCATTCTTCTGGCCTGGTTCTGTGCAGATCTGTCCACTGAAGGTGTCTGTAAGAGTGGAATAG